The DNA region gtgtcttcttcaatttctttcatcagtgttccgtagttttaagtgtacagctctttcacctccttggttaaatttattcctaagtattttattctttttggtggtattgtaaatgggattgttttattaatttctttttcagatagttaaTTGTTGGCATATAGAAACACAGccgatttttgtatgttgattctttttttttttttttttggctgagttgggtctttgttgccgggcatggactttctctagttgcggtgagcgggggctactcttccttgctgtgtgctggcttctcattgcagtggcttctcttgttgcggagcacgggctctaggcatgagggcttcagtagttgtggctcgcaggctcggtagttgtggtgcatgggctttggtgctccgcggcatgtgggatcttcctggaccagggctcgaagccgtgtcccctgcattggcaggcagattctttaagcagtgtgccaccagggaagccctgtatgttgattttgtatcctgcaactttaccggaTTAATTTCTTAGttgtaacagttttttggtggagtctttagagttttctatatataagatcacgTCAACTgcaaacaaagataattttatttcttccttaccaatttggatgcctttgttctttttcttgtctgattgctcaAGCTAGGACTtgcagtactatgttgaatagaagcggcaagagtgggcacccttgtgttattcctgatcttagaggaaaaagctCTCAGCTtctcatcattgagtatgatgttaggtgtgagcttgtcatatatggcctttattatactgAAGTACCTTCCTAGTTCTGTgtctaatttgttgagagtttttatgatgAAAGTATGTTCAATTCtggtaaatgtttttttctgcatctattgagatgatcatatcattttcGTCCCtcttctgttaatgtggtgtttcACATTTAATGGTTTgcttatgttgaaccatccttgcatctcagagataaatcccactttgatcatggtgtaggatccttttaatgtgctgttgaattcagtttgctagtgtttcattgaggatttttgcatctatgttcatcagggatattgacctgtaatttgcttttcatgtagtgtccttatctgtctTTGATATCAGAGTAAtgatggcctcataaaatgagcttggaagtgttccctcctcttcagttttttggaagagtggGAGAAGGATTAGCGTTAACTCTTCAtgaaatgtttggaagaattcaccagtgaagccccccAGTCCAAGCCCTTCTTTGTTGGGGGAGTTTTTTACATCACTGATTCAACCTCCTTACTCATTACTGGcctgttcagattttttatttcttcatgagtcAATCTGGGTAGAATGGTATGTtgttaggaatttatccatttcttctgggttgtccagtttgttgtcatataattgttcataatagtctcatgatcttttgtatttctgtgttatcCGTTgtaatgtctctctttttttatcttatatgagtcttcttttttctttgtgaatctagctaaaggtttgtcagtgttaccttttcaaaaaaccaggtcttagttttattgattttttttttctcttgtgtttctagcCTTTATTGCAATtgtttccactctgatctttgttatatccttccttctgttaactttggacttagtttgttgttcttttcctagttccttgaggtgtaaagttaagttgtttgagatctttcttttttcttcattttgccactaagctataaactttccttttagagctgcttttgcttcatcccatactTTTTGGTATGTTGTACTTCAATTTTTGCTTGTttcagatagttttttttttatttcccttttgatttcttctttggctcATTCGTTGTTCAGGAGTGTActagtttccacatatttgtgaattatctaattttcctcctgttattgatttctagtttcatactattgtggtcagaaaatatacctgatatgatttcagtctttttaaaattgttaagatgTGTTTTATGACCTAACAGATGCTCTGTCCTGGAGACTATTCTGTGACAcatgaggagaaagtgtattgtgCTGCTATTGGATAGAACGTTctctatatgtctgttaggttcatttgGTCTAAAGTACAGTTCAAGTTCAATGTTcccatactgattttttttttgtctgatccATCCATGGTTGAAAGTGGGGTagggaagtcccctactgttatttaTAAAGTTGTCTATTTTCCCTTCAgatatgttaatatttgctttctgtATTGAAGTGTTGCACGTaccataattttgaaataatgatgAGTTTAAATTGTATTTGTAGAGTTCTTTCACAATTAAATTTGTGATGTGACATTGGTCATTAATGGTGACAAACTCACAGGTAGGCTAATACTACTGTGTTGCTGCTCACATTCATACTTGAAGAAAATAGCAACTTTCAGTTAGAAGTTGGTGaccattaaaacaaataattttcccACCCAAGTTTACTATAAATTCGTGGCCCAAGTCCAGGGTTTCCTCCATGTCCCCTCATATCTCAGACTTAGTAAAGGAGCTCCCAGGGCACCCACCCAATCTTAGGGTCCCATTCACTGTCATGTCCCACTCCAATCCCACCCTCAGAGAGTAGGATTtcagtgttcattcattcagcaaacattgatcaccagctctgtgccaggccttggGACAAATGGTGAGATCCTAAGTCAAATAAGATGAGGTCCCTGCCTTTAAGCTGCCCGTCATCTACTTAAAGAAGAGCGTCAGAGACACCATCCCAAAATGCAAAATGTAAACAAGCACAGGAACATGTCTACCCTTCCTGGTAATCGGATAAACCTGGTGATGCTGAGGTTGGGTCACTCCTGGGTAGTAACACCGGCCATTACATAACCCTTTTGAGAAGACGTATGGCACTGCATAGCATCGATCACAGAAATTCCATACCCTTCTTTCTCAGCACTCTCACGCTTTCAAATTTGTACCAAGGAAATAACTCAGGACAAAGGACAGAGTGTGGAGGGCAGAggtcctttcctctccttttctggaGGCTGTGTCCTCCTCAGGAAGGGGCTGGGTCTTGTTCAGCTGGTGCCCCCGTGCTCGCACATGTTAATGCTCATAAAGCCCTGTTGGGTGAATGTTGGACCCCCGTGCAGCTCCAGCGGACAAGAGAGGGAGCTGGTAGGAGGGGCAGTCCAGAAGCCCTCCACTGATCAAGTTCCTGTTTTCTCTTCTAGCCACCAGAACATCAGGAGAGATGGACAAGCCACTCATCAGCCGCCACCTGGTGGACAGTGACGGCAGCCTTGCCGAGGCCCCCAGGGAGGTTCCCAAAGTGGGCATCCTGGGCAGTGGGGACTTTGCCCGCTCCCTGGCCACACGCCTGGTGGGCTCCGGCTTCAGCGTGGTGGTGGGGAGCCGCAACCCCAAACGCACGGCTGGGCTGTTCCCCTCAGCAGCACAAGTGACTCTCCAGGAGGAGGCAGTGGGGTCCCCAGAGGTCATCTTCGTGGCTATGTTCCGGGAACACTACTCCACACTATGTGGTCTCAGTGACCAGCTGGCCGGCAAGATCCTGGTGGACGTGAGCAACCCCACACAGCAGGAGCACCTTCGGCACCATGAGTCCAATGCTGAGTACCtggcctccctcttccccacctgcACAGTGGTCAAGGCCTTCAATGTCATCTCTGCCTGGACCCTGCAGGCTGGCCCAAGGGATGGAAACAGGCAGGTAGGTGCTGGAGGAATGCCAGTCACGTAACAATAAATGTAAACGGCTAACTTCCATTGAGGGCCCTTGGTGTACCAGGCTgtttatgtacattatctcagCTCATCTCACAGCCCTGCaaagttccattttacagagcaggaaactgaggctcagagatgttaatgAACTTACTCACACTAGGTCTCACAGCTTGgtgaactgggatttgaacccagttcctAGGAACCTGAAATCATGTTCTTTCTTCTATGGTAATTTGATTTCCAAGAAGGCAAGGAGGAAAaggttgatggttttctttttactatttggAGTCAAGAAGAGGAGAGATTTTGCTTTTAGGATTGCACTTAGAAAGAAGAAGGTAACACACTCATGTGCCAGGTCCTAAGGAAGCAGGCATGTCCCaaactttatctcatttattccagGGGCTTCCAAAAACTGTGTGGATTTCTCAGAATAGTCAACAGCAGGTTTTTCTGAGGGTGGAAAATGGCTCCAGAAAACAGCCATTGCTGCATACTGTTGTTGGCAGGAGGAGCTCTAACCAAGACAAGGTggtctttttgtttgtatttttgtggggtttttttgcagtacgcgggcctctcactgctgtggcctctcccgttgcggagctcaggctccggacgcgcaggctcagcggccatggctcacgggcccagccgctccgcggcatgtgggatcttcccggaccggggcacgaacccgtgtcccctgcatcggcaggcggactcccgaccactgcgccaccagggaagcccaacaaggtGGTTTTTAATGCCAAGAGGCAACCTGTACTTGCCTCAGGGAAGCATGCTAGGCCCCACATGTGTTTGAGAACTTCCACCAATGAGTCCAGCTCAGATGCCTTCTCTGCCCAGCTCCATGCCAGGCTGTGGGGAGCCCACAGGTACCCAGCCACCCCTGACTGGAGGACCCTCCATGCAGCCTGCATCTTGGGACTCCTACATTTGGACAGGCAAGGAACAGCGGGGGAGTGTAGGGTAGCAGGGCCTGGGAGGGAGCAGAGCTAGAGGCTGGCTGGGGAAGACTTTGAGATCAGCCTTGGCCTTTGCCCTACCTTACGTTGTCAGGCACAGGGAACAGGAAGGGCATTCCAAGCTGAGGGGACAACccacagaggcacagaggtgggGAACAGTGTTCCCAAACGATGTTCCCCCTGGGAACCTACGTGCAGGCTTGTGACGAGGCTACGTGCAGGCTTGTGACGAGGAACCTACGTACCTACGTGCAGGCCTGTGACGAGGCTGAGGGTTCACACGTGTAACGCCTGGCACATAGCGGGTGCTGAGTCAGTGTTGGTAGACCGCCTGACCACAGCGGTGTCAGGAAGACCCATGGAGTGTTCAGGGATCAGAGGACCCCAGTGGGCCTGCGTTGGGGCGCGTGGAGGGGAGCAGTGGGCTACGAGGCTGGGGCTGGCTTGTGGAAGGCCTTGTGTTGAGGGCTGTGAGGGGCCAGAGGACATGGTCGGAGGGGACACGTCTGGACTGAGGGACGGAGCTGCAGCCACAGCTGCACTTGCTGGGCCATATGCAAAGCCCAGGTGCTGAACGACCCCCAGGGCAGGCCGCCGTCCTTTGAGGCACCTACTCCAAGGGCCCCCGGGGGCCGCCTAGATGGGCGTTTTGCTTGTGGATGCCGATGGCAGTGAACTGGGCGAGATGCTCACTGTTGGGTGAGCGTTGGCTGTTTTCCTCGAGAAGCGGGCATTGCTGGGCCAGAGACTAGGAGCCCACGGGGAGCCGAGGAAAGGCCCCGGGCCGGGATTCAGGGCCTCCTTGTGCTCCAGCCGTACCCTTACCTGGCAGAtcgctgggcctcagtttcctcagctgctcCGTGAGGAGCTTGGCCAAGATGCTCTCCGAGGCCCCGCTCAACCCTCCGGGGACCCCACCTGACcccccccaccttcctccccgcAGGTGCCCATCTGCAGTGACCAGCCAGAAGCCAAACGCGCCGTCTTGGAGCTGGCGCAGGCCATGGGCTTCACCCCCGTGGACATGGGGTCCCTGGCCTCGGCCCGGGAGGTGGAGGCCATGCCCCTGCGCCTCCTCCCAGGCTGGAAGGTGCCTGCTCTCCTGGCCCTGGGGCTCTTCGTCTTCTTCTACACCTACAACTTCATCCGGGATGTGCTGCAGCCCTACCTGCAGGAGGGCAAGAACAAGTTCTACCAGCTGCCCGTGTCCGTGGTCAACACAACGCTGCCCTGCGTGGCCTATGTGCTGCTGTCGCTGGTGTACCTGCCCGGCGTGGTGGCGGCGGCCCTGCAGCTGCGCCGCGGCACCAAGTACCGCCGCTTCCCCGACTGGCTGGACCACTGGCTGCAGCACCGCAAGCAGATGGGGCTGCTCAGCTTCTTCTGCGCCGCCCTGCACGCGCTCTACAGCTTCTGCCTGCCGCTGCGCCGCTCCCACCGCTACGAGCTGGTCAACCAGGCCGTCAAGCAGGTACGGTGCTCGCCTGCTTCCTGCCAATCACAGCGCCGGGGTGGGGGCGCCCGTGGGTGCAGCCCGCCGGTTGTCACCTGCGGATCCTGCCCGGACTGGATCACGCCCACATCCTGCTGTCCGAGGTTTGGCGTATCAGCGAACAGAACGTGAAAAGCGCTCTGCCCCCAAGCCAGGGAGACTTAAAGCGCAGCTGTGAGTTACAGAGGGTATGTAGAAGGTAGCGAAGTGCTAAGGAGGAAGATCAAGGCGGGGGCGGGGTGCAGTATTAAAGGGTGGTGAGGGAGGCCTGGCTGAGCGGGGGACATGTGAGCCCAGGTCGGAAGGACAGGAGGACAGGAGCGGTCTGGCGCCTTTGAGCATCGGCAAGGAGGCCCTCTGGGTGGAGCCAGGGGACggggtggtgggcggggcctgggagGCGGAAGCcacaccagagaagccctaaaggCTGAGGAAGGGCTTGGGCCTTCGACTTGAAGCCGAGCAAAGGTTTTGAGTAGAGGAGTGATGCGCCGTCTGGGGTTTTAACTGGCTCCCTCTGCTGCCAGGTGGAGAACAGACAACCAAAGATCAAACGCACATGCTgggaaaccagttaggaggctgtgcGGGAACCCAGATGAGAGGCCACGGAGGCTTGGAGTGGGCTGGGAGCAGCAGAGAGGCAAGAAGGTGTTGAAGGCGTATTCTGAAGCCAGGGCACACAGAATTGCTGTAATAGACATGGGATTCATGAGGTGGTGGAGGACGACTCTGGGTTTTCAGCCTGAGCACCTGGAGGGATGGAGTTGCCATCCCCTGAGACGGGAAAGGCTGCAGGagcatgtgggtttttttgtttttgtttttgtttttgcggtacgcgggcctctcactgttgtggcctctcccgttgcggagcacaggctccggacgcgcaggctcagcggccatggctcacgggcccagccgctctgcggcatgtgggatcttcccggaccggggcacgaacccgtgtcccctgcatcggcaggcggactctcaaccgctgcgccaccggggaagcccagcatGTGTATTTTGAGGGGGTGGAAGGGCACAGTAATTATTCATTTAGGAAAGCCGTAGGGTGCTCTTTTGCCAGCAGGATTCCTGGGAATGGAGGGCCTTCGGGTCAAGCCAGGTGGTATCGCAGGCAGCAGCCCCTGG from Lagenorhynchus albirostris chromosome 6, mLagAlb1.1, whole genome shotgun sequence includes:
- the STEAP3 gene encoding metalloreductase STEAP3 isoform X1, which codes for MDKPLISRHLVDSDGSLAEAPREVPKVGILGSGDFARSLATRLVGSGFSVVVGSRNPKRTAGLFPSAAQVTLQEEAVGSPEVIFVAMFREHYSTLCGLSDQLAGKILVDVSNPTQQEHLRHHESNAEYLASLFPTCTVVKAFNVISAWTLQAGPRDGNRQVPICSDQPEAKRAVLELAQAMGFTPVDMGSLASAREVEAMPLRLLPGWKVPALLALGLFVFFYTYNFIRDVLQPYLQEGKNKFYQLPVSVVNTTLPCVAYVLLSLVYLPGVVAAALQLRRGTKYRRFPDWLDHWLQHRKQMGLLSFFCAALHALYSFCLPLRRSHRYELVNQAVKQVLTNKSHLWIEEEVWRMEIYLSLGVLALGTLSLLAVTSLPSIANSLNWREFSFVQSTLGFVGLVLSTLHTLTYGWTRAFEESRYKFYLPPTFTLTLLVPCVVILAKGLFLLPCFSRRLSRIRRGWEKDGAVKFTLPVDCALAQKTSHV
- the STEAP3 gene encoding metalloreductase STEAP3 isoform X2; its protein translation is MDKPLISRHLVDSDGSLAEAPREVPKVGILGSGDFARSLATRLVGSGFSVVVGSRNPKRTAGLFPSAAQVTLQEEAVGSPEVIFVAMFREHYSTLCGLSDQLAGKILVDVSNPTQQEHLRHHESNAEYLASLFPTCTVVKAFNVISAWTLQAGPRDGNRQVPICSDQPEAKRAVLELAQAMGFTPVDMGSLASAREVEAMPLRLLPGWKVPALLALGLFVFFYTYNFIRDVLQPYLQEGKNKFYQLPVSVVNTTLPCVAYVLLSLVYLPGVVAAALQLRRGTKYRRFPDWLDHWLQHRKQMGLLSFFCAALHALYSFCLPLRRSHRYELVNQAVKQVLTNKSHLWIEEEVWRMEIYLSLGVLALGTLSLLAVTSLPSIANSLNWREFSFVQISFPFRSPQSTE